In the genome of Cryptomeria japonica chromosome 8, Sugi_1.0, whole genome shotgun sequence, one region contains:
- the LOC131857842 gene encoding uncharacterized protein LOC131857842: protein MLVDKIKIAIEEVMNRKKIIGRTKIYTNWDAQMEKRWVLNEPQIYVPPSKCPDRNTIRWKTPPRSWTKLNFDGASKGNLRESGIGAIIQDEQGNILQGLFGGIGVATNNEAEIRALEAGLRLCVRQGISRIIIEGDS from the coding sequence ATGCTGGTGGATAAGATCAAAATTGCAATAGAAGAAGTAATGAATAGAAAGAAAATAATAGGCAGGACTAAGATATACACTAATTGGGATGCACAAATGGAGAAGAGATGGGTCCTTAATGAGCCACAAATATACGTGCCCCCATCAAAGTGCCCTGATAGAAATACCATCAGATGGAAAACCCCTCCAAGGAGTTGGACAAAATTGAACTTCGATGGTGCCAGTAAGGGGAATCTGAGGGAATCAGGTATTGGAGCCATAATCCAGGATGAGCAGGGCAATATCCTTCAAGGGTTGTTTGGTGGAATTGGAGTTGCCACAAACAATGAAGCAGAGATTCGTGCACTGGAGGCAGGACTACGTCTTTGTGTTAGGCAAGGAATTTCTAGAATCATAATTGAGGGTGACTCATAG